The Vicia villosa cultivar HV-30 ecotype Madison, WI linkage group LG1, Vvil1.0, whole genome shotgun sequence genome includes a region encoding these proteins:
- the LOC131631060 gene encoding acetate--CoA ligase CCL3-like yields MDTKQDIDYLPKNAANYTALTPLWFLQRAAQVHPTRKSVIHGSRHYTWHQTYQRCRRFASALSKHSIGPGHTVAVIAPNIPALYEAHFGIPMAGAVLNPVNIRLNAATIAFLLGHCTASVVIVDQEFFRLAEEALKIWSEKSETFKSPILIVIGDEHCDPESLRYALSKGVVEYEDFLQSGDPEYDWKPPEDEWQSIALGYTSGTTASPKGVVLHHRGAYLMALSCALIWEMNDGAIYLWTLPMFHCNGWCYTWTLPAIFGTNICLRQVSAKAVYEAIAKYKVTHFCAAPVVLNSIVNAPPEETILPLPHVVRVNTAGAAPPPSVLAGMHKIGFRVTHTYGLSETFGPSVYCAWKPEWDSLPPESQARLHARQGVRFLALEGLDVVNTKTTQPVPADGKTVGEIVMRGNAVMKGYLKNPKANEESFANGWYHSGDLAVKHPDGYIEIKDRSKDIIISGAENISSVEVENALYSHPAILETSVVARPDEKWGESPCAFVTLKPGVDTSNEQRLIEDIMKFSRSKLPAYWIPKSVVFGPLPKTATGKVQKHLLRAKAKEMGPIKNKISKL; encoded by the exons ATGGATACGAAACAGGATATTGATTATTTGCCAAAGAACGCGGCGAACTACACCGCTTTAACGCCGTTATGGTTCTTACAACGCGCAGCTCAAGTTCACCCAACCAGAAAATCTGTTATTCACGGATCCCGTCATTACACGTGGCACCAGACTTACCAACGTTGCCGCCGATTCGCCTCCGCTCTCTCCAAACACTCCATCGGCCCCGGACACACC GTAGCTGTTATTGCGCCGAATATTCCGGCTCTCTATGAAGCTCATTTTGGGATTCCGATGGCGGGGGCGGTGTTAAATCCGGTGAATATAAGGCTAAATGCGGCAACTATTGCTTTTCTTCTTGGTCATTGTACTGCGTCGGTTGTAATTGTGGATCAAGAGTTTTTTAGGTTGGCGGAAGAAGCTTTGAAAATATGGTCTGAGAAATCTGAGACATTCAAGTCTCCGATTTTGATTGTGATTGGAGATGAACACTGCGATCCTGAGTCGCTTAGATATGCTTTGAGCAAAGGAGTTGTTGAGTATGAGGATTTTCTTCAAAGTGGTGACCCGGAATATGATTGGAAGCCACCGGAGGATGAGTGGCAGAGTATTGCTTTGGGTTACACGTCTGGGACGACGGCTAGTCCTAAAGGTGTGGTTTTGCATCACCGTGGAGCGTATCTGATGGCTCTTAGTTGTGCACTTATTTGGGAAATGAATGACGGAGCTATATATCTTTGGACTCTACCTATGTTTCATTGTAATGGCTGGTGCTACACTTGGACACTTCCAGCTATATTTGGCACAAACATATGCCTTCGTCAG GTGTCTGCAAAGGCAGTATATGAAGCCATTGCCAAGTACAAAGTGACTCATTTTTGTGCAGCACCAGTGGTGCTTAACTCAATAGTTAATGCTCCTCCTGAGGAAACCATACTTCCTCTACCTCATGTTGTACGTGTGAATACTGCCGGTGCTGCTCCTCCTCCTTCTGTTCTTGCCGGCATGCATAAAATAGGATTTCGTGTCACGCACACTTATGGTCTTTCAGAAACCTTTGGCCCGTCCGTCTATTGTGCCTGGAAACCTGAGTGGGACTCACTTCCCCCGGAATCCCAAGCCCGGCTCCATGCAAGACAAGGGGTTCGGTTCCTTGCCTTGGAAGGCCTGGATGTCGTCAACACAAAAACCACGCAACCTGTTCCTGCAGATGGTAAAACTGTTGGTGAGATCGTGATGCGTGGTAATGCCGTGATGAAAGGCTACTTAAAGAATCCTAAAGCTAATGAAGAGAGCTTTGCAAATGGATGGTATCATTCCGGTGATCTTGCTGTAAAGCACCCAGATGGATATATAGAAATTAAAGACAGATCAAAGGACATCATCATCTCGGGAGCTGAAAATATCAGCAGTGTAGAGGTAGAGAATGCTCTCTACTCACATCCTGCTATACTGGAGACATCAGTGGTTGCAAGGCCAGATGAGAAATGGGGCGAGTCTCCATGTGCGTTTGTCACGTTGAAACCTGGAGTGGATACTAGTAACGAGCAGCGTCTAATTGAGGATATAATGAAGTTCTCCAGATCAAAGTTACCTGCTTATTGGATCCCAAAATCGGTTGTATTTGGACCGTTACCTAAGACAGCTACCGGGAAGGTTCAGAAGCATCTGCTGAGGGCCAAAGCAAAGGAGATGGGGCCTATCAAGAATAAGATTAGCAAGTTGTAA
- the LOC131631067 gene encoding protein trichome birefringence-like 4, translated as MACLKKPLLNSSEHQRTLQHPLLRPRTHILTVPFFLLSLFLLSASYSTNSSNDNNTPSVPSPRFPFSLSRVLARVPFTSDTVSESQSNTFSSVTAAERMLGSSANRDLQDLDSCDIFDGSWIQDDSHEPIYQHGSCPFLDDAFNCFKNGRSDCEFLKYSWKPHGCQIPRFDGLKMLHILRGKRVVFVGDSLNRNMWQSLVCALRASLKDKSRIYEVSGRREFRIQGFFSFKFKDYGCSIDFVKSPFLVQEWKVLGNDGVPPRDTLRLDMIQASKSQYYNADIIIFNTGHWWNHDKTKNGKNYFQEGDHVYERLEVSEALKKALKTWAKWVDSTVDSTRTRVFFTGFSASHYRGGQWNSGGKCDGERRPITNESYLAAYPWTMGIVEDVIAEMKTPVLYLNITKMTDYRKDGHPSIYREPSFYENKGYRMVQDCSHWCLPGIPDSWNEILYSILLTAHTNFMASANY; from the exons ATGGCGTGCCTCAAGAAACCGTTGCTGAATTCATCAGAACATCAAAGAACTCTTCAACACCCTTTGTTACGTCCAAGAACTCACATTTTAACAGTCCCTTTTTTCCTTCTCTCCCTCTTTCTCCTCTCAGCATCATACTCCACCAACTCATCCAATGACAACAACACTCCTTCCGTTCCTTCTCCTCGATTTCCATTTTCTTTGAGCCGTGTGTTGGCACGCGTACCATTTACTTCCGACACTGTTTCAGAATCGCAGAGCAACACTTTCTCTTCTGTTACAGCAGCAGAAAGAATGCTAGGAAGCTCAGCAAACAGAGACTTGCAAGACCTCGATTCATGCGATATCTTTGATGGTTCTTGGATTCAAGATGACTCTCATGAACCAATTTATCAACATGGGTCATGTCCTTTTCTTGATGATGCTTTTAACTGCTTCAAGAATGGACGTTCAGATTGCGAGTTTCTTAAATATAGCTGGAAGCCACATGGATGTCAAATTCCAAG GTTTGATGGGTTGAAAATGTTGCACATACTAAGAGGTAAAAGAGTGGTGTTTGTAGGAGACTCCTTGAACAGAAACATGTGGCAATCTTTGGTTTGTGCTTTGAGAGCTTCTCTTAAAGATAAGAGCAGAATCTATGAAGTTTCAGGACGCCGCGAATTCAGGATTCaaggtttcttttctttcaaattcaaa GATTATGGATGCTCTATAGATTTTGTGAAATCACCATTTCTTGTTCAAGAATGGAAAGTGTTGGGCAACGACGGAGTTCCTCCAAGAGATACACTTAGGCTTGACATGATTCAAGCTTCTAAGTCTCAGTACTATAATGCTGATATAATCATTTTCAACACAGGACATTGGTGGAATCATGACAAGACCAAAAATGG TAAAAATTACTTTCAAGAAGGTGATCATGTCTATGAAAGATTAGAAGTTTCTGAAGCACTAAAAAAAGCACTGAAAACATGGGCTAAGTGGGTTGATTCAACTGTTGATAGCACGCGTACAAGGGTTTTTTTCACAGGATTTTCAGCTTCTCACTACAG AGGAGGGCAATGGAACTCTGGAGGTAAATGCGACGGCGAGAGACGACCGATAACAAACGAGAGCTATCTTGCAGCATATCCATGGACAATGGGAATTGTGGAAGATGTTATAGCAGAAATGAAGACGCCGGTGTTATACCTCAATATTACCAAAATGACTGACTACAGAAAAGATGGACATCCTTCAATATATAGAGAACCAAGTTTCTATGAAAACAAAGGGTATAGAATGGTTCAAGATTGCAGCCATTGGTGCCTACCTGGAATTCCAGACTCTTGGAATGAAATCCTCTATTCGATTCTACTCACAGCACACACGAATTTTATGGCTTCTGCAAATTATTGA